From the Jilunia laotingensis genome, the window ATCCGGACATTCACAAAATCGCCTATTTTGTGAGTCCCGCGATTAAATACTACTACCCGGTTTTGCTCGGTACGCCCGAAGAGCTGCTCCCGGGAACGTTTGGAAACACCTTCCACAAGCACCTCATACGTCTTTCCGATACAGCGTGCATTCGACTCGGCCGACAACCGGTTCTGTAAAGCGATAATCTCGTTGAGACGCCGCACTTTCACTTCTTCGGGCACATTGTCCTCTAAATGTTTGGATGCATACGTACCGGGGCGTTCGGAATATTTAAACATGAAAGCAGCGTCATATCCACATGCCTCCATCAATGAAAGCGATTCCTGATGGTCTTCTTCCGTTTCGGAATGGAAACCGGAGAAGATATCGGTAGTCAATCCGCATTCGGGAATAATGCGTTTGATAGCAGCTACACGCTCCAGGTACCATTCACGGGTATACTTACGGTTCATCAATTTCAAGATACGTGAACTACCACTTTGCACAGGCAGATGGATATGCTTGCACACATTAGGCACTTGAGCTATCACTTCCAATGTCTCATCGCTCATATCCTTCGGATGGGAAGTAGTAAAACGGATTCTCACCTCCGGAGCTGCTTCGGCCACCGTCCGCAGTAACATCGGGAAGGTAATCACTTCGCCATTCTCCTTTTCAAAACGGTAAGAATTCACATTCTGTCCCAGCAGAGTGATTTCCTTATAACCTTTAGTCACCAAATCGGCAACTTCATTAAGGATGCTCTCCACATCCCTGCTGCGCTCGCGTCCACGAGTATAAGGGACAATGCAATACGTGCAGAAATTATTACATCCGCGCATGATGGACACGAAGCCCGAAATGTGATTGCCACAAATACGCGAAGGAATGACATCGCGATAAGTCTCGGTCGTAGAAAGATCGACATTGATGG encodes:
- the miaB gene encoding tRNA (N6-isopentenyl adenosine(37)-C2)-methylthiotransferase MiaB, coding for MNELTGADFKSATADDNKKLFIETYGCQMNVADSEVIASVMQMAGYSVANSLEEADAVFMNTCSIRDNAEQKILNRLEFFHSLKKKKKHLIVGVLGCMAERVKDDLIENHHVDLVVGPDAYLTLPELIASVEAGEKAINVDLSTTETYRDVIPSRICGNHISGFVSIMRGCNNFCTYCIVPYTRGRERSRDVESILNEVADLVTKGYKEITLLGQNVNSYRFEKENGEVITFPMLLRTVAEAAPEVRIRFTTSHPKDMSDETLEVIAQVPNVCKHIHLPVQSGSSRILKLMNRKYTREWYLERVAAIKRIIPECGLTTDIFSGFHSETEEDHQESLSLMEACGYDAAFMFKYSERPGTYASKHLEDNVPEEVKVRRLNEIIALQNRLSAESNARCIGKTYEVLVEGVSKRSREQLFGRTEQNRVVVFNRGTHKIGDFVNVRITEASSATLKGEEVMI